The following DNA comes from Streptomyces sp. NBC_00273.
CGGCCGACGAGCTGGGGGAGGTCGCCGAGGTAGGCGCCCAGGGACGTGGGCAGGAGGTCGAGCACGATGATGGTCGGCCCGGCGATGAACACGAAGACGACGAGCACCAGGGCGAGCACCATGTTGATGTTCGACAGCCACTGGATGCCCCGCTCCACTCCGGACACCGCGGAGGCCACGAAGGCGACGGTCAGGACGGCGATGACGGCCACGAGGAGTCCCGTGCCGACCGAATCCAACCACCCCAGCTGGCGGATGCCGCTGCCGATCTGGAGGGCTCCGAGGCCGAGCGAGGCGGCGGAACCGAAGAGGGTGGCGAAGATCGCCACGATGTCGATGACCCGGCCGGCCCCGCCGTGGGCGTGCCGGGCGCCGATCAGCGGCTCGAACACGGCACTGATCGTCTGGCGGCGGTCGCGCCGGAAGGTGCTGTAGGCGATGGCGAGCCCGACGACCGCGTAGATGGCCCACGGATGGAGCGTCCAGTGGAACAGGGTGGTGGCCATCGCCGTCTGCATCCGCTCGGCGGAGTCGACCGGGTGCGTGCCGGGCGGGGGCGTCCCGTAGTGCGCCAGGGGTTCGCTGACGCCGTAGAACATGAGCCCGATGCCCATGCCGGCGCTGAACATCATGGCGACCCACGAGACGGTGCGGAACTCCGGGACCTCGTCCTCACGACCGAGGCGGATCCGGCCGTAGCGGCTGATCGCCAGCCAGAGGGCGAAGACGACGAAGCCGCTGGCGGCGAGCATGAAGGCCCAGCCGCAGTTGTGGATGAGCCCTTCGAGCAGGCTGCTCGACACGCTCTCCAGCGAATCCGTCGCCACGGCGCCCCAGAGGACGAACGCGAGGGTCAGGCCCGCGGTGACCCCGAACACCACCTTGTCCGTGCGGGAAGGCTGATCGGCCGGCAACGAAGCCCCCCTTCCCCGAAGGGCTGGAACCGTACATCGCGACAGAGCATCATGCGTTTCACATTTAAGCTCATATCGACCAATGAGGGCCGTAGCCGCGGGGGCAGCCGCGCGGCGGCTCACCTGCTCCGCTCCCCCGGTGCGGTGAGCGCGGATCCCGCCCACCGCACCGGGGACCACCGGTTCACGCCGGCTCGTGCGGCTCCTCGTACAGGCCCTCGATCAGTTCGCCGTACTTGTCGCGGACCACCCGGCGGCGGAGCTTGAGCGAGGGGGTGAGTTCCCCGGTCTCGGGGCCCCACTCCTCGGTCAGCAGCCGGTACCGCTTGATCTGCTCGGTCCGGTTGAGCCGGGCGTTGGCCGCCTCCACCGCGCGGGCGATCTCCTCCCGGACGGCGGGGTGCGCGGCGAGCTCGGCCGGGGAGGCCGCCTCGATGCCCCGGGCGACGGCCCATACCGGGGCCAGTTCCGGGTCCAGGACCAACAGGGCCACGAGGTAGGAGCGGCCGTCGCCGTGCACCAGGGCCTGGCCGATCAGCGGGTGCTCCTTGACCGTGTTCTCCACCAGGGCGGGCGAAACGTTCTTGCCGTTCGAGGTGATGATCAGTTCCTTCTTGCGGTCGGTCAGCCAGAGGAACCCTTCCTCGTCGACCCGGCCGATGTCCCCCGTCGCGAACCAGCCCTCGGGGTCGGCGGCGCTCTCCACCGAGCCGTCCGGCCGCAGGTAGCCGCCGAAGACGGTCGACCCGCGGGTGAAGATCTCCCCGTCCTCGGCCAGCCTCAGCTCCAGCCCCTCGATCGGGCGGCCCACCGAGCCGAGCCGGAAGCCGTCCGGGCTGTTGACCGTGCACACGCCCGAGGTCTCGGTGAGCCCCCAGGCGTCCATGATGGTGATGCCCCAGCCGGCCCAGAAGCGGACCACGTCGATCGGCATCGGCGCGGTGGCGCTGGCCGTCCACATCAGCCGGTCCATGCCCGCCAGCCCCAGCAACGGATCCAGCACCTGCTCCTTGGCCCGGGCGTACGAGGCTTCGAGCGCGGCCGGCACCTCCTCGCCGCGCTCCCGGTGGGCGGCCCGGGCGCGGGCCAGGTCGTTGGCCGCCTCGATGGCCGCGCGCTGCTCCTCGGGGAGCTGCGCGAGGACCGCGCGGACCGAGGCGGCGAGCTTCTCCCACACCCGGGGCACGCCGAAGAACTGCACCGGGTGCAGCTCGCGGACCGCCCCCGAGACGGCGGCGGGGTCGGCGCACAGCCGTACGTGCGAGGCCCGCAGCAGGGGCAGGTAGATGCCGAGGACCCGCTCGGCGATGTGCGCGAAGGGCAGGTAGCAGATGTGCTCGGCGTGTTCGGGCAGGTCCACGTGCCGGTCGAGGCGGATCGCCTGGAGCATGAGGTTGCGGTGGGTCAGCCGCACGCCCTTCGGGTCGCCGGTGGTGCCCGAGGTGTAGACGACGGTCAGCGGGTCCTCGGGGCGCGTCTCCTGCCAGGCCTTCTCGAAGTCGTCGGAGCGGTGGAGCCGGGCCCCGCCGGAGTACAGGGAGCCGTAGGTGGAGTGCCCGCCGGCCTCGGCGGCCTCGGCCACGACGAGACGCTCCAGGGGTACGTCCGGGGCGGCCAGCAGCGGCTCCCACCGCGCGAGTTCGCGGGCGCCCTCGACGACGGCGACCCGGGCCCGGCTGTGGCGGGCGATGTGGGCGATCTGCTCGGGGGCGGAGGTCCCGTACACGGTGACGGGTACGGCACCGAGGTGGACGAGGGCGAGGTCGCTGAGCCAGTGCTCGGGGCGGTTGCCCATCATCATCAGCACGTGTTCGCCGCGCTCGACGCCGAGGGCCGCGTATCCGGAGGCGAGGACGGCGACCTTGCGGCGCACCTCGCTCCAGGTGAGGGTCGTCCACTCGGCGGCGTCGGGGCCGGCCCGCCAGGAGAGGGCGGGCAGCTCCCCGTGCTCGGCGGCGTTGCGGGCCAGCAGGGCCGGCAGGGTGATCTCTTCGGGTCGTCCGGGCAGTCGCAGGTTCGTGGTCATGGGCAGCTCCTGGCCGTTTCACATCGTTGGTGCGACAGCAATACTGTTGAACCCAAGCTGTGGAGCAGAGAGCGAGGCGCAGACGATGGCCGACCAGGCACCCGAGCCGATGCTCACCGTCGACGAGCTGGCGGCCAGGGCGGGCGTCACCGTGCGCACCGTTCGTTTCTACAGCACCCGCGGGCTTTTGCCCCCTCCCGTGATCGGCCCTCGTCGGGTGGGGCACTACGGGCCGGAGCACCTGTCCCGGCTGGCCCTGATCGAGGAGCTGCAGCACCAGGGCATGACCCTGTCCGCCATCGAGCGCTATCTGGACGCGCTGCCCGACGACCTGAGCGCCCATGACCTGGCCATCCACCGCGCGATGGTGGCCAGTTGGGCTCCGGACGCGGCCCAGGAGGTGTCGCGGGAGGAGCTGGAGAAGCGGGTGGGGCGGAGCCTCGCGGACACCGACGTCCGGCGGCTGACGGCGATGAACGTGCTCGCCGCCTCGGGGGACGGGTTCCGGGTGGACGTGGGGCTGTTGCGGCTCGGGGTCGCACTGCTCGACGTACCCATCGCCCACGAGACGATCCTGGCGGCGCGCCGGGTGCTGATGGAGCACACCAGGTCGGCGGCGCACGAGCTGACGGCGCTGTTCCGGGACGAGGTGTGGGGGCCGTTCACGGAGGGCGAGAGCGACCCGGAGCGGGTGGAGTCGATGAAGGCGCTGTCTGCGCACATGCAGCCCATGGTGGTCCAGGCGCTGGTGACGGCCTTCCAGCGGTCGCTACGGGAGGAACTGCGGGCGGCGTTCGCCTCGGAACCGGAACGGTAGGGGGAGGCGGACGGCGGCCGCGCGGCCGGTCGGCGCCCCTGCCGCCCCGGTATTTTGTGGATCATGGCTGTCATTCACCGCACCACCATGTCGCCCGGCAAGCTCGAACTCCTGGCCGGCTGGCTGCCCCGGCGCCCCTGGTACCGGGGCGGCCCGGGTACCCCGCAGCTCGCCAAGGCCGGCGGATTCCGGCTCGACGACCCCGAGGGCGAGGTGGGCATCGAGTTCATGGTGGTCACCGACACCGCCGGGGACGATCCGGTGACCTACCTGGTCCCGCTGACCTACCGCGGGGCTCCGCTCGAGGGGGCCGACGACGGCCTGATCGGCACTTCCGAGCACGGCGTGCTGGGCCGTCGCTGGATCTACGACGGGACCCACGACGTCGTCCTGGTCGAGCAGTTGCTGGCCCTGCTGGCGGGACGCACGACGGCCCAGGACCAGAACGCGAGCGGCGTCCCCGACCCGACGGTCGAGGTCCGCACCGAGGGGGCCGGGGTGCCGCAGGGCCTGACCGGCCCCGGGACCGTGACGGACACCGCCGGGGCGAGCCTCGTCACCGTGGGCCCGACGGGTCAGGAAAGCCCGGTGGCGACCCTGACCGTGTCCCGCGTGCTGCACGACGGTCCCGCCCCCACCGCAGACGGCGCACCGGGACGGATCCTGGCCGGCTGGTCCGCCCCGGACGGCGCCCGACAGCACGGACCCTTCGCCCACCTGGCCGCGTTCACCGCCTGACCCGGAGGACGCCCCCGGGCCCGCTCACGGGCGGGCCCGGGGGTGCCGCGCGATCAGTCCGCGTAGGTCTCGCCGCGCTCCGACTTCGCGACCAGCGAGGCCGGCGGGATGAAGCGCTCGCCGTACTGGTCGGCGAGCTCGCGGGCACGGGCCACGAAACCGGGCAGGCCGCCCTCGTAGCCGTTGATGTACTGGATCACGCCGCCCGTCCAGGCCGGGAAGCCGATGCCCATGATGGAACCGATGTTGGCGTCGGCGATCGAGGTGAGCACGCCCTCGTCGAGGCAGCGGACGGTGTCCAGGGCCTCCGAGAAGAGCATCCGCTCCTTCATGTCCTCGAACGGGATCTCGTACCCCGGCTTGGCGAAGTGCTCGCGCAGGCCCGGCCAGATGCGGGCGCGCTTGCCGGCCTCGTCGTACTCGTAGAAGCCGGCCCCGCCGCTGCGGCCGGGGCGGCCGAACTCGTCCACCATGCGGTCGATGACCGCGTCGGCGGGGTGCTCGGTCCACGCCTTGCCCTCGGCCTCGAAGGCCTTGCGGCTCTCGTTACGGATCTTGCGCGGCAGGGTGAGGGTGAGCTCGTCCATCAGCGAGAGCACCTTGGCCGGGTAACCGGCCTGGGCGGCGGCCTGCTCGATCGAGGCGGGCTCGACGCCCTCGCCGATCATCGCGACGCCCTCGTTGATGAACTGGCCGATGACGCGGGAGGTGAAGAAGCCGCGCGAGTCGTTGACCACGATCGGGGTCTTGTTGATCTGGCGGACCAGGTCGAAGGCGCGGGCGATGGCCTCGTCGCCGGTCCGCTCCCCCTTGATGATCTCCACCAGCGGCATCTTGTCCACGGGCGAGAAGAAGTGCAGCCCGATGAAGTCGACCGGCCGCGCGACCCCTTCCGCGAGGCCCGTGATGGGCAGCGTGGAGGTGTTGGAGCACAGCAGTGCGTCCGGCTCGATGACGTCCTGGATCTCCTGGAACACCTTGTGCTTGAGGGAGGTGTCCTCGAAGACGGCCTCGATGACGGCGTCGCAGCCCGCCAGGTCGGCCGCGTCTGCGGTCGGGGTGATCCGGGCGAGCAGCTCGGCACGCTTGGCCTCGGTGGTCCGGCCCCGGGAGAGCGCCTTGTCGAGCAGCTTCTCGGAGTACGCCTTGCCCTTGGCGGCGGCCTCGGCGGTGACGTCCTTCAGCACCACCTCGATGCCCGCGCGGGCGCAGGAGTAGGCGATGCCGGCGCCCATCATGCCGGCGCCGAGGACGGCGACCTTGCGGACCGCGCGCGGCTCGATCCCCTGCGGGCGGCTACGGCCCGCGTTGACGGCCTGGAGGTCGAAGAAGAACGCCTGGATCATGTTCTTGGCGGTCTGACCGGTGACCAGCTCGGTGAAGTAGCGGGCCTCGATGGTCAGCGCGGTCTCGAAGTCCACCTGGGAGCCCTCGACGGCGCAGGCCAGGATGTTGCGCGGGGCCGGGTACGGGGCCCCGTTCAGCTGCTTCTTCAGGTTGGCCGGGAAGGCCGGGAGGTTGGCGGCGAACCGCGGGTTGGACGGCGTACCGCCCGGGATCTTGTAGCCGGGTACGTCCCAGGGCTGCTTCGACTCGGGGTTCGCGTCGATGAAGGCGCGGGCCTTGGCCAGCATCTCCTCGGGGGTGGCGGCCAGTTCGTGCACCAGGCCGTTGTCCAGGGCGCGCTGCGGGGTGTACTGGGTCCCTTGCAGCAGCACCTTGAGCAGGGCGTCGGCGATGCCCATCAGGCGCACGGTACGGGTGACGCCGCCACCGGCGGGGAGCAGACCGAGGGTGACCTCGGGCAGGCCGATCTTGGAGCCGGGCGCGTCGAGGGCGACGCGGTGGTGGGAGGCGAGACAGATCTCGTAACCGCCGCCGAGGGCCGCACCGTTGATGGCGGCGACGACGGGCTTGCCGAGGGTCTCGATCCGGCGCAGCGAGCGCTTGATCTCGGTGCCGGTGTCGAAGGCGATCTGCGCGTGCTCGGGGCGCAGCCGGATCATGTCCTTGAGGTCGCCGCCCGCGAAGAAGGTCTTCTTGGCGGAGGTGAAGATGATGCCGCGGATGGAGTCCTTCTCGGCCTCGGCGCGGTCGGCTACGCCTGCGATGGAGTCCTTGAAGGCCTGGTTCATCGTGTTGGCGGACTGGTTGGGGTCGTCGAGGATCAGGGTGACGACGCCGGTCTCGTCCTGTTCCCAGCGGATCGTGGTGGACTCGCTCATGGTCACTGCTTTCGTTTCGGAAGGTCCGGTGGGCAGGGGGAACGGGGCGGATCAGAGGCGTTCGACGATGGTGGCGACGCCCATGCCGCCGCCGACGCAGAGGGTGACGAGCCCGTAGCGCTTGTCCTGGCGCTCCAGCTCGTCGACGATCGTGCCGAGGATCATCGCGCCGGTGGCGCCGAGCGGGTGACCGAGCGCGATCGCGCCGCCGTTGACGTTGACCTTGTCGAGGGACAGGCCCATGTCCTTGACGAAGCGCAGGACGACGCCCGCGAAGGCCTCGTTGATCTCGACGAGGTCGATGTCGTCGATGGTCAGCCCGGCCTTGGCGAGGGCCTTGCGGGTGGCCGGGGCGGGGCCGGTGAGCATGATGGTGGGCTCGGAACCGGAGACGGCCGCCGAGACGATCCGGGCCCGCGGCGTCAGGCCGTTGCGTTCGCCCGCCTCGCGGGAGCCGATGGCGACGAGCGAGGCGCCGTCGACGATGCCGGAGGAGTTGCCGGCGTGGTGGACGTGGTCGATCTTCTCGACCCAGTGGTACTTCTGCAGCGCGACCGCGTCGAAGCCGCCGAGGTCGCCGATGTCGGCGAAGGAGGGCTTCAGCTTGGCGAGGGTGTCGGCGGTGGTGCCGGGGCGGACGAACTCGTCGTGGTCCAGGACGATCAGGCCGTTGCGGTCGGTGACCGGGACCACGGACTTCGCGAAGCGGCCGTCCTTGATGGCCGCGGCGGCGCGCTCCTGGGAGAGGGCCGCGTACTCGTCGACGTCGCGCCGGGAGAAGCCCTCGATGGTGGCGATCAGGTCCGCGCCGATGCCCTGCGGGACGAAGCCGGTGTCCCAGTTGGTCATCGGGTCGGCGAACCAGGCACCGCCGTCGGAGGCCATCGGAACGCGGGACATGGACTCCACGCCGCCCGCGAGGACCAGGTCCTCCCAGCCGGAGCGGACCTTGGCGGCGGCCAGGTTGACGGCCTCCAGGCCCGAGGCGCAGAAGCGGTTCTCCTGTACGCCGGCCACGGTGTCCGGGAGCCCGGCGGCGATGGCCGCGATCCGGGCGATGTCGGAGCCCTGGTCGCCGACCGGGCCGACGACGCCGAGCACGATGTCGTCGATGGTGGCGGGGTCCAGGCCGGGGTTGCGCTCGCGCAGGGCGTCGATGAGTCCGACGACCAGATCGATCGGCTTGGTGCCGTGCAGGGCGCCATTGGCCTTGCCGCGGCCGCGCGGGGTGCGGATCGCGTCGTATACGTAAGCTTCGGTGCTCACTGGTCAAGCCTTTCGGAGGTGTCCAAGGGGGAGGTGTCCAAGGGGGAGATCCCCACGGGGAGGTGTCCCACGGGGAAGGTGTCCACGGGGAAGGTCAGCCGAGCAGCGAACGGCCGATGATCTCCTTCATGATCTCGGTCGTGCCGCCGTAGATGGTCTGGATGCGGCCGTCGGTGAAGGCTCGGGCGACCCGGTATTCGGTCATGTAGCCGTAGCCGCCGTGGAGTTGCAGGCAGCGGTCGGCGACGCGCTTTTGCAGCTCGGTGGCCCACCACTTGGCCATCGAGGCGTGCACGTGGTCCAGTTCGCCGTTCGAGTGGTCCGTGATGCAGCGGTCGAGGAAGGTCCGGGTGACGGCGACCTCGGTGGCCATCTCCGCTATCTCGAAGCGGATGTGCTGCAGCTTGGCCAGCGGACGGCCGAAGGCTTCGCGCTC
Coding sequences within:
- a CDS encoding AMP-dependent synthetase/ligase; translation: MTTNLRLPGRPEEITLPALLARNAAEHGELPALSWRAGPDAAEWTTLTWSEVRRKVAVLASGYAALGVERGEHVLMMMGNRPEHWLSDLALVHLGAVPVTVYGTSAPEQIAHIARHSRARVAVVEGARELARWEPLLAAPDVPLERLVVAEAAEAGGHSTYGSLYSGGARLHRSDDFEKAWQETRPEDPLTVVYTSGTTGDPKGVRLTHRNLMLQAIRLDRHVDLPEHAEHICYLPFAHIAERVLGIYLPLLRASHVRLCADPAAVSGAVRELHPVQFFGVPRVWEKLAASVRAVLAQLPEEQRAAIEAANDLARARAAHRERGEEVPAALEASYARAKEQVLDPLLGLAGMDRLMWTASATAPMPIDVVRFWAGWGITIMDAWGLTETSGVCTVNSPDGFRLGSVGRPIEGLELRLAEDGEIFTRGSTVFGGYLRPDGSVESAADPEGWFATGDIGRVDEEGFLWLTDRKKELIITSNGKNVSPALVENTVKEHPLIGQALVHGDGRSYLVALLVLDPELAPVWAVARGIEAASPAELAAHPAVREEIARAVEAANARLNRTEQIKRYRLLTEEWGPETGELTPSLKLRRRVVRDKYGELIEGLYEEPHEPA
- a CDS encoding acetyl-CoA C-acetyltransferase — encoded protein: MSTEAYVYDAIRTPRGRGKANGALHGTKPIDLVVGLIDALRERNPGLDPATIDDIVLGVVGPVGDQGSDIARIAAIAAGLPDTVAGVQENRFCASGLEAVNLAAAKVRSGWEDLVLAGGVESMSRVPMASDGGAWFADPMTNWDTGFVPQGIGADLIATIEGFSRRDVDEYAALSQERAAAAIKDGRFAKSVVPVTDRNGLIVLDHDEFVRPGTTADTLAKLKPSFADIGDLGGFDAVALQKYHWVEKIDHVHHAGNSSGIVDGASLVAIGSREAGERNGLTPRARIVSAAVSGSEPTIMLTGPAPATRKALAKAGLTIDDIDLVEINEAFAGVVLRFVKDMGLSLDKVNVNGGAIALGHPLGATGAMILGTIVDELERQDKRYGLVTLCVGGGMGVATIVERL
- a CDS encoding BCCT family transporter, producing MPADQPSRTDKVVFGVTAGLTLAFVLWGAVATDSLESVSSSLLEGLIHNCGWAFMLAASGFVVFALWLAISRYGRIRLGREDEVPEFRTVSWVAMMFSAGMGIGLMFYGVSEPLAHYGTPPPGTHPVDSAERMQTAMATTLFHWTLHPWAIYAVVGLAIAYSTFRRDRRQTISAVFEPLIGARHAHGGAGRVIDIVAIFATLFGSAASLGLGALQIGSGIRQLGWLDSVGTGLLVAVIAVLTVAFVASAVSGVERGIQWLSNINMVLALVLVVFVFIAGPTIIVLDLLPTSLGAYLGDLPQLVGRTEATGAGEVADWLGSWTVFYWAWWISWTPFVGMFIARISRGRTIRQFIGGVILVPSTVSLLWFCVFGGTAMKLQESGDLPKESTPEGQLFGLLQQFPAATVMSLLVMILVAIFFVSGADAASIVMGTLSQKGVLEPSRPVVVFWGVVTGAVAAIMLLIGNGEGDALAGLQNLTILVAAPFTLVMIGMCVALMRDLRRDPLIIQGERGEEAVAVAVAAGHEEYGGEFEIRIGPSGDPEADAAEPPSASPPPGGRR
- a CDS encoding MerR family transcriptional regulator, with product MADQAPEPMLTVDELAARAGVTVRTVRFYSTRGLLPPPVIGPRRVGHYGPEHLSRLALIEELQHQGMTLSAIERYLDALPDDLSAHDLAIHRAMVASWAPDAAQEVSREELEKRVGRSLADTDVRRLTAMNVLAASGDGFRVDVGLLRLGVALLDVPIAHETILAARRVLMEHTRSAAHELTALFRDEVWGPFTEGESDPERVESMKALSAHMQPMVVQALVTAFQRSLREELRAAFASEPER
- a CDS encoding maltokinase N-terminal cap-like domain-containing protein, with protein sequence MAVIHRTTMSPGKLELLAGWLPRRPWYRGGPGTPQLAKAGGFRLDDPEGEVGIEFMVVTDTAGDDPVTYLVPLTYRGAPLEGADDGLIGTSEHGVLGRRWIYDGTHDVVLVEQLLALLAGRTTAQDQNASGVPDPTVEVRTEGAGVPQGLTGPGTVTDTAGASLVTVGPTGQESPVATLTVSRVLHDGPAPTADGAPGRILAGWSAPDGARQHGPFAHLAAFTA
- a CDS encoding 3-hydroxyacyl-CoA dehydrogenase NAD-binding domain-containing protein, which codes for MSESTTIRWEQDETGVVTLILDDPNQSANTMNQAFKDSIAGVADRAEAEKDSIRGIIFTSAKKTFFAGGDLKDMIRLRPEHAQIAFDTGTEIKRSLRRIETLGKPVVAAINGAALGGGYEICLASHHRVALDAPGSKIGLPEVTLGLLPAGGGVTRTVRLMGIADALLKVLLQGTQYTPQRALDNGLVHELAATPEEMLAKARAFIDANPESKQPWDVPGYKIPGGTPSNPRFAANLPAFPANLKKQLNGAPYPAPRNILACAVEGSQVDFETALTIEARYFTELVTGQTAKNMIQAFFFDLQAVNAGRSRPQGIEPRAVRKVAVLGAGMMGAGIAYSCARAGIEVVLKDVTAEAAAKGKAYSEKLLDKALSRGRTTEAKRAELLARITPTADAADLAGCDAVIEAVFEDTSLKHKVFQEIQDVIEPDALLCSNTSTLPITGLAEGVARPVDFIGLHFFSPVDKMPLVEIIKGERTGDEAIARAFDLVRQINKTPIVVNDSRGFFTSRVIGQFINEGVAMIGEGVEPASIEQAAAQAGYPAKVLSLMDELTLTLPRKIRNESRKAFEAEGKAWTEHPADAVIDRMVDEFGRPGRSGGAGFYEYDEAGKRARIWPGLREHFAKPGYEIPFEDMKERMLFSEALDTVRCLDEGVLTSIADANIGSIMGIGFPAWTGGVIQYINGYEGGLPGFVARARELADQYGERFIPPASLVAKSERGETYAD